The sequence CTGTCCCTTGCATTTGATGAagttaaatcaaagaaagaggACCTGCAAGATATCTCAACTGAATCCCATTGGGAACAATCAGTTGAGAAAAATTGTCTTGAAATAGAGATTTCTAAGCTTAAAACTAAGAATGAGCAACTCAAGATCAATATCATGAATATTAAAATAGAAAAGCAAAGGATGGATGATATAGTAAGTTCATGGAATAGATCCTCGAGCATGCTGATAGAAATGCATGATTTACAAAGACCTCTCCATGACAAAACTGGTCTAGGGTATGGTGAAACAGTTGAAACTGGTGAATCAAGCACTCTACCGAAACTGAATATGTGCAAAGGAAAGTATATCAACTTTGTATGAGCATTTAGGGTAAATGAACATGAAAAACCTATCCTGATGACTTGGCAGTCAATAGAGCAGATGAACAGGAAAAGGTTTGGTATTGGCTTCAATCCTCATGAAACTAAAGTCGAAACTTCTAAAAGTCCTGAACGGACTAACGCACATCAACCTAATTCTATGAGAGGAAATCCAGGTCAATATCACAATCAACATCCAGTTCAAAAGCGATATAGACATTTAAAGGATATTGGAAAAGGAAAACAGCACACGGTATCACAAGCACATCACACTCCAAAATCTAGGGCACATAATTTAGTACGCACTTATAAGAACACAGAAACTGGTAAAATTGTTAAAGTATTCTAGATTTGGGTTCCTAAATTATTAATCCTTCGTGGACCCAAATAAatgtgggtaccaaaagttattcaactttgTGAATGCAGGTTACAGGTACTAAAGAAAAAATAGATGAATCATGGTACTTAGACAGTGGATGCTCaagacacatgactggaaatgATAAACTACTGTCTGAACTTATTAAATGCCATGGTCCAACTATCACATTTGGTGACAACTCACAGggtaagaccgtgggtaagggtaagattatccacgaCAACATAATCATTCAAGATTTTTTACTAGTTGAGACCTTGAAATATAACTTAATCAACATTAGTCAAATGTGTGACTATGGGCACTCTGTTAAATTTCAAAAGCTAACTTGCCTTGTTAAACATGCCTTTGGTAACATTATTTTGACAGGAAACTGATGTGGAAACACATATAAAGTATTCTGGAACATTCAGTCTAGCAAACCAGTTTGCCTCGTAGCTTCCAACTCTAAGCGCAACTGGATTTGGCACAAGCTACCGAATCACCTTAACTTCAAGTCAATTGTCAGTCTGAGTAAGCTCGAGCTAGTAACAGGATTgcctaaaatttatttttccaaagaCAAAGTATGCTCAGCTTGTCAATTTGGGAAGCAAGTTAGGTCATCTTTTAAAAACAAGGGTTATAACTCATCTTCCCGATGCTTGgaactattgcacatggatTTATTTGGTCCAATACCACTAAcaagtttagggggaatgaggtaTACTCTTGTCATCATTGATTATTACTCACGTTTGACCTgggtcattttcttaaaatcaaaaGACTAAACTGcctctcaactgatcaagatTTTTAAAAGACTCTTTAACGAAAAATCGAGTAAGATTGACAAAATCAAAAGTGACAGGGGAACTGAATTTGTCTTCATTTTTAGAGCATTatggaatcaaacatgaattctcagcagctagaacgccacaacaaaatggtgttgcagaaaggagaaatcGTACTCTTAAAGAAGCTGCAAGAAACATGTTAGCCGATTCAAAATTCTCTCAAAGGTTTTGGGCAGAAActgtgaacactgcttgctacacttagaacagatcaatgatatgcaagaatttttttaaaacctcATATGAGATTTGGAATGGCTGACAACCTAATGTATCATACTTCAAGATTTTTGGGAGTAAATGTTACATCCACAACAATGATAAAAGTCATCTGACCGCATTTGATGCAAATTTAGATGAGGGTATATTTCTGGGATACTCCACAATTAGCAAAGAATATAGAATTTTCAACAAAAGAACTTTAaatgttgaagaatcagttcatATCATATTTGATGAGGATTTAACTACTGACATTCCAACCGATTCTCATCAAATCTCAGATATATTTCAGGAAATTCAGTTGGAAAATGACAATATAAATAACAGTGAAGATGACAGTGAAGATGATTTTTCACCACTCATCAGAACACTTCAAACTCCTGAACCTGAACTAGTGGAACCAGCAGTCGACGTTCATAACATAAATCAATCAGTTGATATCCTCCAAACTCACCCAGTTGTGAATAATGAAGATGAGCAACATGAAACTCAATAATATCACATACACATTGAAGTCACAGAGCTTGACCAAGATAACATGACTATTCAAGATCCAGAGGCACATGTGAACAATGAGAATCAGCCTAATTCTAGACTCAAATGGTCCAAGAAGCATCCACTCAGTTCGGTGATAGGTAATCCTATAGCACCACTAAGGACTTGAGGACAAATGATTAAACAATTTCTTCATGCAGCCTTTATATCTCAAGAAGAGCTAAAGAAAATTAAAGATGCACTAGCTGACAACTGTTGGATAGAGGCTATGGAAGATGAATTAAATCAGTTTACTATAAACTCAGTCTGGAATCTTGTTCCAAGACCATCACACCAGTCAGTCATTGGCAATCGATGGGTCTTCAGAAACAAACTCAATGAAGAAGGAACTGTAGTCAGAAATAAAGCAAGACtagtagctcaagggtatagacaagaagaaggaattgactatgatgaaacttatgcaccAGCAGCTAGACTGGAAGCCATAAGAATATTTCTTGTGTATGCATCCTTTAAATActtcaaagtttatcaaatggatgtcaaaagtgtcTTTCTAAATGGCAAACTTCAAGAGGAAGTatttgttgaacaaccacctGGATTCACAAATCATTAGTTTCCAGACCATGTATACCATTTAAACAAAGCACTATATGGACTGAAACAGGCTCCcagagcttggtatgacacctTAACCAAATTTCTTCTTGAACATGAGTTTACAATAGGCACAGTTgataaaactttatttaaattcACCAAAGGTGATCACACATTAttagttcaaatatatgttgatgatattatctttg comes from Henckelia pumila isolate YLH828 chromosome 4, ASM3356847v2, whole genome shotgun sequence and encodes:
- the LOC140862160 gene encoding uncharacterized protein translates to MAMRESKYLNKLELHDLFADLKAYEFELQTREKDQSTSQLTKALTAVKIESPAQSKKTAEQLSSDAMSLFVKKFGKFIRINQEGSYRRNFQKKDAVEEPRSCFNCGKTGHFIADCPKPKNFDKRKSSRDDRHTSRQKHEALVAKDSKAKWAETDSDSKGSNYSSSSSDDEEEVKCLMEKDHEQDSTSEQVFDFSSEEFTKEELITALHDMANEYQKLSLAFDEVKSKKEDLQDISTESHWEQSVEKNCLEIEISKLKTKNEQLKINIMNIKIEKQRMDDIVSSWNRSSSMLIEMHDLQRPLHDKTGLGYGETVETGESSTLPKLNMCKGKYINFSIEQMNRKRFGIGFNPHETKVETSKSPERTNAHQPNSMRGNPGQYHNQHPVQKRYRHLKDIGKGKQHTVSQAHHTPKSRAHNLVRTYKNTETGKIVKVTGTKEKIDESWYLDSGCSRHMTGNDKLLSELIKCHGPTITFGDNSQGKTVGKDEGIFLGYSTISKEYRIFNKRTLNVEESVHIIFDEDLTTDIPTDSHQISDIFQEIQLENDNINNSEDDSEDDFSPLIRTLQTPEPELVEPAVDVHNINQSVDILQTHPVVNNEDEQHETQ